The following coding sequences lie in one Spinacia oleracea cultivar Varoflay chromosome 1, BTI_SOV_V1, whole genome shotgun sequence genomic window:
- the LOC130463178 gene encoding uncharacterized protein, with the protein MQSNPTGRGGKTRKRLSLTSGRSDPTKKSKAAGGDDVSAAVDQYEIPADDVFKKTADSAVAVHPSPQPSIEILDVEGGGGENEAPFQHCATSAAVTGGNSSMPPVSRSENRSGDSRLNYHLPLRTGGWIKDTPFKIPEAMKSWFGSSGGEPTDQFYPHIDLLCGESVATDSAKDGGDLGYRAFRDLITPADRPQGQIDAPAAQHFNDLYKAVQSSMDLYYVYRWNQMQLTQNSIDIAELKKRAEAAESALKINEKKLESASSDLEAANQRLEEVEPKLKAETERADGLTQELTDLNQSLPVVKKTAAKRAVDKLLQSDWFNDILTLRHNGGWCAAHRVVCHVKKLDEDGWQEFEDGYEEKELYKVATGFEPQELPEAVICNANQRTLPPLQVPEDAYWSDDEHAV; encoded by the exons ATGCAATCTAATCCAACCGGCCGTGGTGGGAAGACTCGAAAGAGGTTGTCACTTACTAGTGGGCGTTCTGACCCCACTAAGAAGTCTAAGGCCGCTGGCGGCGATGATGTTTCGGCTGCTGTTGACCAATACGAAATCCCTGCTGACGATGTTTTCAAAAAGACGGCTGATTCTGCTGTTGCGGTTCACCCGTCTCCGCAGCCGTCCATTGAGATTTTGGACGTGGAAGGTGGTGGCGGCGAGAATGAGGCTCCGTTTCAGCACTGTGCCACGTCGGCCGCAGTGACAGGGGGTAATTCTAGTATGCCTCCTGTTAGTCGTAGTGAGAATCGATCTGGTGATTCTCGACTGAATTATCATCTGCCGCTTCGTACCGGCGGTTGGATTAAGGATACCCCCTTTAAGATCCCGGAAGCAATGAAATCATGGTTCGGGTCTTCTGGCGGCGAACCCACCGATCAGTTCTACCCACACATTGATCTGTTGTGTGGGGAGTCGGTGGCGACCGATTCTGCTAAGGACGGTGGGGATTTGGGCTACCGTGCTTTTCGGGATCTGATAACTCCTGCTGACAGGCCACAGGGTCAGATTGACGCCCCTGCTGCTCAGCATTTCAACGATTTGTACAAG GCTGTTCAATCCAGCATGGATTTGTATTATGTCTATCGTTGGAACCAGATGCAGCTGACGCAGAATAGCATTGATATTGCCGAGCTGAAGAAGCGGGCTGAGGCGGCTGAATCTGCTTTGAAGATTAACGAGAAGAAGTTGGAGAGTGCTTCTTCGGATTTGGAGGCGGCGAACCAAAGGCTGGAAGAGGTTGAGCCGAAGCTGAAGGCTGAAACTGAGAGGGCAGACGGTCTGACTCAGGAGCTGACTGATCTTAACCAGAGTTTGCCTGTGGTGAAGAAGACTGCCGCCAAGAGGGCTGTTGATAAGCTTCTCCAGTCTGACTGGTTTAATGATATTCTTACTCTGCGCCATAACGGTGGTTGGTGCGCTGCTCATCGGGTCGTTTGCCATGTGAAGAAGCTGGATGAGGATGGGTGGCAAGAATTTGAGGATGGGTATGAGGAGAAAGAGCTGTACAAGGTTGCTACCGGCTTTGAGCCTCAGGAGCTACCCGAGGCTGTGATTTGCAATGCCAATCAAAGAACCTTGCCCCCCTTGCAAGTTCCAGAAGATGCCTACTGGTCTGATGATGAGCATGCCGTTTGA